Part of the Bacillus sp. THAF10 genome is shown below.
CTATCATTTCCATATACTAGTCTGTGTGAGAAAAAGTTTTGCGCAAGTAGCAGTCGGTCGTTAGTGGAATGCACCGTCCACCCGTGAATTCGAGCTTCCCAATCTTCTAGCGACCCCCTCCACTTCGGATTGGACGCCATCATATTGCCCCTACAGCGTTCGAATCCCGCCCTTTCTAGGTTGCGCACAATTTTTTCCGCCAGTTCCGTAAAATAGTCACTTTCCTTTTCATAAACGAGAAAATGATCCTGATCAGTTAGGAGAAACTGCTCCTTTCTCGCCCCGCTTCCCATAAGATAAAAGCAAAATGCTGATGGGGGTTCTACCTTCATTTCTTGAAGAGAAAGCTCCACGCAGCGCTGAACGAGTCGGTCAAACTGGGTATTCATCACATCAAGCGTAGTAAGAATCGGCACCTGTTGTTGAAGCATCGTTGCTAGTGTTGCTTCCAGCTTTTCTTTTAGGGTTGGTAAAGTTTCCGCGTTAGCTTTTGTGATGTTCTCGCTACTTTTTACCATCGCGCTTGTCGCGTTTGCCTGCAGAAGGTTGGAGAGGGTGACAAGTCCTGCAAGCTCTCCATTGGAAGAGGTTACTGGCAGGTGCTTCACCCCCTTTAAAAGCATGGTCGTCAACGCTTCATAGTAGTATGCGCTACGCGAGATGGTGATGGGATTTTTGGTCATGATGGTTTCGATAGCGCTTGACGTATCGAGTGAAGTGGTGATTACCCTGTTTACAAAATCGTGCATCGTGACAATTCCTAGTATCGAGCTGTTTTCATCTAGCACCATTGCGGCGGTTGTTTGCCGATCGGCTGAAAGTTTTTCTGCAACAGTTTGGATGGAGTCGCTCTTTTTTACATGGAGAGCGTCTTGCATCAATTCATGAACTTGCCTTAAAGGGGTGGGCATTTCGCCTGTGTCGCTACTCGTATGTTCTGCCACAGCTTGATACACATCGTGCAGGCGTGAGCTAACCTGTTCTAAAATATAATCACGAAGCTCGTCCCAGTTTTCTTTTAATATCGTGTAAGGAAGATATAGCGCCTCGAGATCGTCCAGTGCACGGACTTGAAGCTGGGTTTGTTGCTGGGAGTGGTGAGCCTTGAGCTGATCAGGATAAATAGGGATTTTCGCGTCCTCTTGTTGCCCGGTATGTAGTTGAGTGAGGAGAAAGTGATGGATGGTGGAAAGCCCAATAAGTTCGTGCGGCTTAATTATTTCAATAACCTCGTGGTGACCAGGTCCGATTACTTCCGCCATTCCAGAGAGCACGAGAAAAACACCCTCGCGATTTTCGTTGGCACGAAGGATGATCTCGTCCTGTTTATAGTGGTGCGTATCGCATAGCTGACATAGTTTGTTTATGAGGGTTTGTGAGAGAGTGAGATTCATAGTGGTACACTCCTTTGTTGATGTAAGGTGATATATCGCTTGTCGCTACGGATACATGCGTAGCGACAAGCGATATGGCTGTGTTACCTCTAGTCCTATGTTCGTATCGCCTGGCGATATACAAAAAGAATGCGGGGCACCAGAGCAGTTTCGCCACTGGCACACCCACACTATTGCTGTAATTGGGACAGGAGAACCGTCCCCTCGTCCCGGGACAAGAGAACCGTCCCTCTGTCCCTATTTGTTCATCCAGACATCGCCGTCTTTGTAGGTCATTTGTTCTGGGTAGCGGAGGTCGAGTACTTCGTCTTGGATTTTTTGGGATGGTGCTTTGGTTCTTAGTGATACGACGATGATGGTGATGATGGCTGCTGTTGCTCCGAAAATGCCGGCGCCTGTGTCGATGATGCCAAGGACGGTGAAGCCGCCGAATTTTGCTGCAAAGATGTAGGCTAGTGTGACAGCTAAACCTACGAGCATTCCTGAGATAACTCCTGGTGCATTCGCCCGTTTCCACCAGACTCCAAGGATGAGCGCTGGGAAGAAGGTTCCGGATGCGAGTGCGAAAGCCCATGCCACGATTTGCGTGATGGCTCCTGGAGGGTTGAGTGCCACGAGACCAGCTAAGACGGTAGCCGTGACAATCGTCAGGCGCCCGACCATCAATCGATTTTTGTCTGTGGCGTTTGGTCGTAGAACTCGGTAGTAAATATCATGTGCAAAGGAGGATGAAATGGAAATCATTAATCCGCCTGCTGTAGAAAGAGCTGCTGCCATTGCGCCTGCTGCGACAAGACCGATGATAAAAACGCCAAGGTTGGCAATTTCAGGTGTTGCCATAACGACAATATCGTTTGCGATGATGAGCTCGTTCCATTGGAGGATGCCATCGCCGTTGGTATCTGCAATTTTTAATTTTCCTGTGTTCACCCATGATTCTGTCCAGGAAGGAAGCTGGCTGATTGGTTGTCCTGCCACTTTCGTCATTAAAATAAAGCGAGAGAACGCTGCATATGCTGGAGCAGAGAGGTAAAGTAATCCGATGAAAAGTAGTGCCCAAGCACCTGACCAACGCGCAGCTTTCATCGTGGATACGGTGTAGAAACGGACGATTACGTGCGGAAGTCCCGCTGTTCCAGCCATGAGGGTAAACATGAGCGCAAGGAACTGCCATTTGGTTCCGTTTGTGAATGGCGCGAAATACTCCGATACGCCAAGTTCCCTGTCGAGCTGCCCCATCTCTTCAACAATTTTCCCATAAGAAAGCCATGGAAGTGGGTTACTTGTAAGCTGCAAGCTCATGAAAATAACCGGAATGAGGTAGGCAATGATGAGGATGATGTATTGCGCCACCTGAGTCCAGGTAATTCCCTTCATTCCACCAAACCCTGCGTAGAAGGCAATGAGGACCACTCCGATAAGGGTTCCAATTTTTGCGTCTACTTCTAGTAAACGGCCAATAACTACCCCAGAACCCGAGAGTTGTCCAATGGAATAGGTAAAGCTGATGATGATCGTACATAGCGCCGCAATAACACGCGCCGAGTGACTGTTGAAACGGTCTCCGATAAATTCAGGGACCGTGTAGCGTCCAGATTTTCGAAGCTGTGGAGCTAAAAGAAAGGTTAATAGAAGATAACCACCCGTCCACCCCATTATGTATGCAAGTCCGTCATAGCCAAGGAGCATGATGGTCCCGGCCAAACCAATGAATGAAGCCGCACTCATCCAGTCCGCACCAATCGCCATACCATTAAAGACTGGTGGAACGCCGCGTCCCGCTACATAGAAATCAGAGGTTTGTTTAGCT
Proteins encoded:
- a CDS encoding DUF294 nucleotidyltransferase-like domain-containing protein; the protein is MNLTLSQTLINKLCQLCDTHHYKQDEIILRANENREGVFLVLSGMAEVIGPGHHEVIEIIKPHELIGLSTIHHFLLTQLHTGQQEDAKIPIYPDQLKAHHSQQQTQLQVRALDDLEALYLPYTILKENWDELRDYILEQVSSRLHDVYQAVAEHTSSDTGEMPTPLRQVHELMQDALHVKKSDSIQTVAEKLSADRQTTAAMVLDENSSILGIVTMHDFVNRVITTSLDTSSAIETIMTKNPITISRSAYYYEALTTMLLKGVKHLPVTSSNGELAGLVTLSNLLQANATSAMVKSSENITKANAETLPTLKEKLEATLATMLQQQVPILTTLDVMNTQFDRLVQRCVELSLQEMKVEPPSAFCFYLMGSGARKEQFLLTDQDHFLVYEKESDYFTELAEKIVRNLERAGFERCRGNMMASNPKWRGSLEDWEARIHGWTVHSTNDRLLLAQNFFSHRLVYGNDRLHQQFQQSITNSLDRAKIFLYRLSQLERENPIPTLEQPIRSMFRRNRKQIDMKKEVLFPYHHSLQILALMHAITYGTPLEKIDKLYEKKILSANFQKDLKASVATVLHYYVRNRHTQYQNQQELSSTLNLTALTTREKEELMLSIRLIKELQSHMLSYY
- a CDS encoding sodium:solute symporter family protein, with amino-acid sequence MDNQFIVSLSIILVTFALYIGIAIYNKAKQTSDFYVAGRGVPPVFNGMAIGADWMSAASFIGLAGTIMLLGYDGLAYIMGWTGGYLLLTFLLAPQLRKSGRYTVPEFIGDRFNSHSARVIAALCTIIISFTYSIGQLSGSGVVIGRLLEVDAKIGTLIGVVLIAFYAGFGGMKGITWTQVAQYIILIIAYLIPVIFMSLQLTSNPLPWLSYGKIVEEMGQLDRELGVSEYFAPFTNGTKWQFLALMFTLMAGTAGLPHVIVRFYTVSTMKAARWSGAWALLFIGLLYLSAPAYAAFSRFILMTKVAGQPISQLPSWTESWVNTGKLKIADTNGDGILQWNELIIANDIVVMATPEIANLGVFIIGLVAAGAMAAALSTAGGLMISISSSFAHDIYYRVLRPNATDKNRLMVGRLTIVTATVLAGLVALNPPGAITQIVAWAFALASGTFFPALILGVWWKRANAPGVISGMLVGLAVTLAYIFAAKFGGFTVLGIIDTGAGIFGATAAIITIIVVSLRTKAPSQKIQDEVLDLRYPEQMTYKDGDVWMNK